In a single window of the Streptomyces sp. NBC_00285 genome:
- the galE gene encoding UDP-glucose 4-epimerase GalE: MTWLITGGAGYIGAHVARAMTGAGERVLVLDDLSAGVPARLPADVPLVRGSSLDGGLLKRVLAEHAVTGVVHLAARKQVAESVAQPARYYQENVGGLATLLEAVAEAGVSRFLFSSSAAVYGNPDAELITEETPCAPVNPYGETKLAGEWLVRAAGQAHGISTVCLRYFNVAGAAAPELADTGVFNIVPMVFDRLTRDQAPRIFGDDYPTPDGTCIRDYIHVSDLAEAHLAAARRLSEGDLSGDLTVNIGRGEGVSVREMVTVIADVTGDRRPPVVEPRRPGDAPVSVASAVRAAEALGWSARRGVREMIDSAWRGWLLHHN, from the coding sequence ATGACGTGGCTGATCACCGGCGGTGCCGGGTACATAGGGGCGCATGTGGCGCGGGCCATGACGGGGGCCGGGGAGCGAGTGCTCGTCCTGGACGACCTGTCGGCGGGCGTGCCCGCCCGGCTCCCCGCAGACGTGCCGCTGGTCCGCGGCTCCTCGCTCGACGGCGGCCTGCTGAAGCGGGTGCTGGCCGAACACGCGGTGACGGGTGTGGTGCATCTCGCGGCGCGCAAGCAGGTAGCCGAGTCGGTGGCGCAGCCGGCCCGCTACTACCAGGAGAACGTCGGCGGTCTCGCGACCCTCCTGGAGGCCGTCGCGGAGGCGGGCGTCTCCCGCTTCCTCTTCTCCTCGTCGGCGGCCGTCTACGGCAACCCGGATGCGGAACTGATCACGGAGGAGACGCCGTGCGCGCCGGTGAACCCCTACGGCGAGACGAAGCTCGCCGGGGAGTGGCTGGTGCGGGCGGCCGGGCAGGCGCACGGAATCTCCACCGTCTGCCTGCGCTATTTCAACGTCGCCGGGGCCGCCGCGCCGGAACTCGCGGACACCGGGGTCTTCAACATCGTCCCGATGGTCTTCGACCGGCTCACCCGCGACCAGGCCCCGCGGATCTTCGGCGACGACTACCCGACGCCGGACGGCACCTGCATCCGTGACTACATCCATGTGTCCGACCTGGCCGAGGCCCACCTCGCGGCGGCCCGGCGGCTGTCCGAAGGCGACCTGAGCGGCGACCTGACGGTCAACATCGGTCGAGGGGAGGGCGTCTCCGTGCGCGAGATGGTCACGGTCATCGCGGACGTGACCGGAGACAGGCGCCCGCCCGTCGTCGAGCCGAGGCGTCCCGGGGACGCGCCCGTGTCGGTGGCCTCGGCGGTCCGGGCCGCCGAGGCGCTCGGCTGGAGCGCGCGGCGAGGGGTGCGCGAGATGATCGACTCCGCCTGGCGGGGCTGGCTGCTGCACCACAACTGA
- a CDS encoding DUF5941 domain-containing protein produces the protein MSTAILTGQPVPGSSIEGDLRSLGFDVKVAVDAADAERMVAEAPCDQRVSLVDARFVGHVHSLRLGLTDPRFPLAALPGAVTAQPDGRVPLTRALARENSAGGGTAVAVNSVPDRVVTALADDGADVYRPELGSLVAAVPADPQARNEARQAVADVDDEAVRLKSAVKSRDGFFTTHFISPYSRYIARWCARRGLTPNQVTTASLITALVAATCAATGTRPGFIAAGLLLIASFVLDCVDGQIARYALQYSTLGAWLDATFDRAKEYAYYAGLALGAARGGDDVWALALGAMVLQTCRHVVDFAFNEANHDATANTSPTAALSGKLDSVGWTVWVRRMIVLPIGERWAMIAVLTAVTTPRITFYALLVGCAFAATYTTAGRVLRSLTRKAQRTDRAAQAQALADLADNGPLAGLLARVSRAPLGGPLVAALGGTVILAVALFSGVTWAPVAGAVVYADAAGQALYRPLKGALDWLVPPLFRAAEYGTVLILAARADVNGALPAAFGLVAAVAYHHYDTVYRIRGNAGAPPAWLVRAIGGHEGRTLLVTVLAVLLTASQFTVALTVLAVAVALLVLVESIRFWVSSGAPAVHDEGEPA, from the coding sequence TTGTCGACCGCCATCCTCACCGGTCAGCCGGTCCCCGGATCGTCGATCGAGGGTGATCTGCGGTCCCTCGGCTTCGACGTGAAGGTCGCCGTGGACGCCGCCGACGCCGAGCGCATGGTCGCCGAGGCGCCCTGCGACCAGCGCGTCAGCCTCGTCGACGCCCGCTTCGTCGGCCACGTGCACTCCCTGCGCCTGGGCCTCACCGACCCCCGCTTCCCGCTCGCCGCACTGCCCGGCGCCGTCACCGCGCAGCCCGACGGCCGCGTGCCCCTCACCCGGGCGCTGGCCCGCGAGAACTCCGCGGGCGGCGGCACGGCGGTGGCCGTGAACAGCGTGCCCGACCGTGTCGTCACCGCGCTGGCCGACGACGGCGCCGACGTGTACCGCCCCGAACTCGGCAGCCTGGTCGCCGCCGTCCCCGCCGACCCGCAGGCCCGCAACGAGGCACGGCAGGCCGTCGCGGACGTCGACGACGAGGCCGTACGCCTGAAGTCGGCCGTGAAGTCCCGTGACGGCTTCTTCACCACCCACTTCATCAGCCCGTACTCCCGCTACATCGCCCGCTGGTGCGCCCGCCGCGGTCTGACCCCGAACCAGGTCACCACCGCCTCCCTGATCACCGCGCTGGTCGCGGCGACCTGCGCCGCCACCGGCACCAGGCCCGGCTTCATCGCCGCCGGCCTCCTGCTCATCGCGTCCTTCGTGCTGGACTGCGTGGACGGCCAGATCGCCCGCTACGCCCTGCAGTACTCCACGCTCGGTGCCTGGCTCGACGCCACCTTCGACCGGGCCAAGGAGTACGCCTACTACGCGGGCCTCGCCCTCGGAGCGGCCCGCGGCGGCGATGACGTCTGGGCCCTCGCCCTCGGTGCGATGGTCCTCCAGACCTGCCGCCACGTCGTCGACTTCGCCTTCAACGAGGCCAACCACGACGCCACCGCCAACACCAGCCCCACGGCCGCCCTTTCGGGCAAGCTCGACAGCGTCGGCTGGACGGTGTGGGTCCGGCGGATGATCGTCCTGCCGATCGGAGAGCGCTGGGCGATGATCGCCGTGCTCACGGCGGTCACGACGCCCCGGATCACCTTCTACGCCCTTCTCGTCGGGTGCGCCTTCGCGGCGACGTACACCACGGCGGGCCGGGTGCTGCGGTCGCTGACCCGCAAGGCACAGCGCACGGACCGGGCGGCGCAGGCGCAGGCGCTGGCGGATCTGGCGGACAACGGACCGCTGGCCGGACTGCTGGCACGTGTCTCGCGGGCCCCTCTCGGAGGCCCGCTCGTGGCGGCGCTGGGCGGCACGGTGATCCTGGCCGTCGCCCTCTTCTCCGGCGTCACCTGGGCGCCCGTCGCGGGTGCCGTCGTCTACGCGGACGCCGCCGGTCAGGCCCTGTACCGCCCCCTCAAGGGCGCCCTCGACTGGCTCGTCCCCCCGCTCTTCCGCGCCGCCGAATACGGCACCGTGCTGATCCTCGCGGCCCGAGCGGACGTGAACGGAGCCCTTCCTGCGGCTTTCGGGCTGGTGGCCGCGGTCGCCTACCATCACTACGACACGGTGTACCGCATCCGCGGCAACGCCGGAGCGCCCCCGGCCTGGCTGGTGCGCGCCATCGGAGGGCACGAAGGACGGACGCTGCTCGTCACCGTCCTGGCCGTCCTCCTCACCGCTTCGCAGTTCACGGTCGCGCTCACGGTCCTCGCCGTGGCCGTCGCCCTGCTGGTGCTCGTCGAGAGCATCCGCTTCTGGGTGTCCTCCGGGGCGCCCGCCGTACACGATGAAGGAGAACCCGCATGA
- a CDS encoding phosphocholine cytidylyltransferase family protein: MIGLVLAAGAGRRLRPYTDSLPKALVPVGPAGIEGEPTVLDLTLANFAEIGLTEVAIIVGYRKEAVYDRKAALEEKYGLKLTLIDNDKAEEWNNAYSLWCGRDALKDGVILANGDTVHPVSVERTLLAARGEGRRIILALDTVKSLADEEMKVVVDAEKGMTKITKLMDPAEATGEYIGVTLIEGDATAELADALKTVWETDPQQFYEHGYQELVNRGFRIDVAPIGDVKWVEIDNHEDLAKGREIACLY, from the coding sequence ATGATCGGCCTTGTGCTGGCGGCCGGCGCCGGACGCCGTCTGCGCCCCTACACCGACAGCCTGCCCAAGGCTCTGGTGCCGGTGGGCCCCGCGGGCATAGAGGGCGAACCGACGGTTCTCGACCTCACCCTCGCCAACTTCGCGGAGATCGGGCTGACCGAGGTCGCGATCATCGTCGGCTACCGCAAGGAGGCCGTGTACGACCGCAAGGCGGCCCTCGAGGAGAAGTACGGCCTCAAGCTCACCCTCATCGACAACGACAAGGCCGAGGAGTGGAACAACGCCTACTCCCTGTGGTGCGGCCGTGACGCCCTCAAGGACGGCGTGATCCTCGCCAACGGCGACACCGTGCACCCGGTCTCCGTCGAGCGGACGCTGCTCGCCGCGCGCGGTGAGGGCAGGCGGATCATCCTCGCCCTGGACACCGTGAAGTCGCTGGCCGACGAGGAGATGAAGGTCGTCGTCGACGCCGAGAAGGGCATGACGAAGATCACCAAGCTGATGGACCCGGCCGAGGCGACCGGTGAGTACATCGGGGTCACCCTCATCGAGGGCGACGCCACCGCCGAGCTGGCCGACGCGCTCAAGACGGTGTGGGAGACCGACCCGCAGCAGTTCTACGAGCACGGCTACCAGGAGCTCGTGAACCGCGGCTTCCGGATCGACGTGGCCCCGATCGGCGACGTCAAGTGGGTCGAGATCGACAACCACGAGGATCTGGCCAAGGGGCGGGAGATCGCATGCCTGTACTGA
- a CDS encoding iron-containing alcohol dehydrogenase family protein, producing MPVLTRLIPSPVVVDIRPGALDDLAGVLADQRISHSGRLAVAVSGGSGARLRARLEPSLPGATWYEVGGGTLDDAIQLAGDMKAGHYDAVVGLGGGKIIDCAKFAAARIGLPLVAVPTNLAHDGLCSPVATLDNDAGRGSYGVPNPIAVVIDLDVIREAPVRFVRAGIGDAISNISAIADWELANRVKGEKIDGLAAAMARQAGEAVLRHPGGVGDNAFLQVLAEALVLSGIAMSVSGDSRPSSGACHEINHAFDVLYPKRAAAHGEQCGLGAAFAMYLRGAHEESAYMAEVLRRHGLPVLPEEIGFTPAEFVRVVEFAPETRPGRYTILEHLDLTTDQIKDIYTDYVKAIGS from the coding sequence ATGCCTGTACTGACCCGGCTGATTCCCTCGCCGGTCGTCGTGGACATCCGCCCGGGTGCCCTCGACGACCTGGCCGGTGTGCTCGCCGACCAGCGCATCTCGCACTCCGGCCGGCTCGCGGTCGCCGTCAGCGGCGGCTCCGGCGCCCGGCTGCGCGCGCGCCTCGAACCGAGCCTGCCCGGCGCCACCTGGTACGAGGTCGGCGGCGGCACACTCGACGACGCGATCCAACTGGCGGGTGACATGAAGGCCGGTCACTACGACGCGGTCGTGGGTCTCGGCGGCGGCAAGATCATCGACTGTGCCAAGTTCGCCGCTGCGCGCATCGGCCTGCCGCTGGTCGCCGTACCGACGAACCTCGCGCACGACGGCCTGTGTTCGCCGGTCGCCACCCTCGACAACGACGCGGGGCGCGGCTCCTACGGCGTGCCGAACCCGATCGCGGTCGTCATCGACCTCGACGTGATCCGCGAGGCACCGGTCCGCTTCGTGCGGGCGGGCATCGGGGACGCGATCTCCAACATCTCCGCGATCGCGGACTGGGAGCTCGCGAACCGCGTCAAGGGCGAGAAGATCGACGGTCTGGCCGCGGCCATGGCCCGACAGGCGGGCGAGGCCGTCCTACGGCATCCCGGCGGGGTCGGCGACAACGCCTTCCTCCAGGTGCTCGCAGAGGCGCTCGTGCTCAGCGGGATCGCCATGTCGGTGTCGGGCGACTCACGCCCGTCCTCCGGCGCCTGCCACGAGATCAACCACGCCTTCGACGTGCTCTATCCCAAGCGCGCTGCCGCCCACGGCGAACAGTGCGGGCTGGGCGCGGCCTTCGCGATGTACCTGCGCGGAGCCCACGAGGAGTCGGCCTACATGGCCGAGGTGCTGCGCCGGCACGGACTGCCGGTGCTGCCGGAGGAGATCGGCTTCACGCCCGCGGAGTTCGTCCGTGTCGTGGAGTTCGCTCCGGAGACCCGCCCCGGCCGCTACACCATCCTCGAACACCTCGACCTCACGACCGACCAGATCAAGGACATCTACACCGACTATGTCAAGGCCATCGGTAGCTGA
- a CDS encoding CDP-alcohol phosphatidyltransferase family protein has translation MSRPSVAELRPVVHPAGVKDRRSGEHWMGRLYMREVSLRVDRYLVNTRVTPNQLTYLMTVFGVLAAPALLVPGIPGAVLGVVCVQMYLLLDCVDGEIARWKKQYSLNGIYLDRVGAYLTDAAVLVGFGLRAADLFGSGRIDWLWAFLGTLAALGAILIKAETDLVGVARHQTGKPPVQEAAAEMRSSGMALARKAAAMLKFHRLILGIEASLVILVLAIVDNVRDDLFFSRLGVAVMAGIALLQTLLHLVSILASSRLK, from the coding sequence ATGTCAAGGCCATCGGTAGCTGAACTCCGTCCGGTCGTCCACCCCGCAGGGGTCAAGGACCGGCGCAGCGGTGAGCACTGGATGGGACGCCTCTACATGCGTGAGGTGTCCCTGCGGGTGGACCGCTACCTGGTGAACACCAGGGTCACGCCCAACCAGCTCACGTACCTGATGACCGTCTTCGGCGTCCTCGCGGCCCCGGCGCTCCTGGTACCGGGGATCCCGGGCGCCGTGCTCGGCGTGGTGTGCGTCCAGATGTACCTGCTGCTGGACTGCGTCGACGGCGAGATCGCGCGCTGGAAGAAGCAGTACTCGCTGAACGGCATCTACCTCGACCGGGTCGGCGCCTACCTGACCGACGCGGCCGTGCTCGTCGGCTTCGGACTGCGCGCCGCCGACCTGTTCGGCAGCGGCCGTATCGACTGGCTGTGGGCCTTCCTCGGCACCCTGGCCGCCCTCGGCGCGATCCTCATCAAGGCCGAGACCGACCTCGTCGGCGTCGCCCGCCACCAGACCGGCAAGCCCCCCGTGCAGGAGGCCGCCGCCGAGATGCGCTCCTCCGGCATGGCTCTGGCCCGCAAGGCCGCCGCCATGCTGAAGTTCCACCGGCTGATCCTCGGCATCGAGGCGTCCCTGGTGATCCTGGTGCTGGCGATCGTGGACAACGTTCGCGACGACCTCTTCTTCTCCCGGCTCGGCGTCGCCGTGATGGCCGGCATCGCGCTCCTGCAGACCCTTCTGCACCTCGTCTCCATCCTCGCCTCCAGCAGGCTGAAGTGA